Within the Heterodontus francisci isolate sHetFra1 chromosome 28, sHetFra1.hap1, whole genome shotgun sequence genome, the region AGCTGCCTGCGGGGAGGAGAGACCAGCAACAAAACGCAGAAATATCTCAAATCTCCCATCCTTCATCCTGTGGGCGTCACTGAGGAGATTCCGGATGTCCCCACGACCTGCAGTCAGGAATTGTGCGAGTGCGGCCACAAACTCTTGGATGGTGAGGTGCGGGAATGTGTAAACCACACTCTGGACAGAATCATGTCTCTCCAAAAGTTCCATCAAGAATCCAGACAGGAACTGGGAAGGTTGCAGATTGTACTCGATCAAATCTCCATTTCTAAACACAATCTTCTTCCTGGAGACTCCTGTGAAGGCCATCTCACCGATCTTCAGTAACACATCACGGGGGTTTTCAATCTCTCGGCCATGGTTTTTCAGAATGTTGTAAATATAGTAGGAATATAGCTGGGTGATGGTCTTGGGaacttgctgctgtttcctgtctctttgtgtaaagaagggacccagtgacagacagaggatccagcagtaggaagggttgtagcacatggtgtacaggatctcgttctcctccacgtgtttgaaaacagctgctgccaccgtctgatcttcaaaaaacttgttgaaatattccttccgttcatcaccaacaaatcccaggatttcagcccagacactgatctcagccttttccaataaatgtaatgcagtgggacgactggtcactaacactgaacatcctgggagcagcttgtgttgtattaaactgtacacaatgtcagacacttcacagcagcattcgggatctgtgcacatgtactgaggttctgtatttctccgattgtcagtaaaatcgatcgtgtccttgaattcatccaaaccatcaaatataaacagcaatccctctggattcttccagagctctcccagaacattcccaaagtaaggatactgatccagtatcagattcctcaggtttattctacagttaattgtattcaaatcccggaatttaaaactgaaaacaaattgaaagtttgggtatattttcccagtggcccagtcataaacaatcttttgtaccattgtagtttttccaatccccgggactccactcactgctgctgaactcccagatttggattttctgtgggaaaaactgctctggaataattgatcagttcggattttttccagttctatccggagatgtttctctctccactcttcatggtctcggcctcttaccagcagttcatgttctacaagtgtccgatctcgaacagtagaaatgaccgttagctcagcgtatcgatcaaccagctggaaaatcttaaccttctcctttattaggatagtgttcactctcagtgtttcagtttgtacccggagtgtttccttgtgtttctgttgaacatcttcaattagaacagacagaaagtGGTTTTCAGTGTTAGCTGTATTGATATAAAAACAACTTCTGAAAAACATTTTATTAGTCAATAAAGTTGCAAGATTTAATTCACAGCTTCAATAGAGGTGTGTGTATAAATTAAAACTCAGTTAATGAAAACTTCACCTGAAAGTGAAGAATGGTGAAAAGAAGTTTTAAATCCTGATTTGATTCTAACATTTACTGAACAGGGAGATGCCTACACAGGTGATATTTTCCCTCTGATGGTTAACATGATCTGTCCTGCCCTGTACGATTAGAAATCTCATTACAAATCCCCACGTGATCCTGGTTATACAACAGTAGAGATTCCACTGGATTAATTTTTAAAACCATCAGCGGTGCTTACCTTCTCCAGAAATGGGAAATTTGACATCGGACACAAGTGGGTTATACTGTGAATTGTCAGTAATCCCACTGTTATTGTATCAGACAAT harbors:
- the LOC137385114 gene encoding NACHT, LRR and PYD domains-containing protein 3-like isoform X1, with translation MAEGSNRGEDPTSSTRMRMDTDPNSTITDFLTKCDDYQLFKLMKFYRDRLEQAIEEGVEGLSLILTGEDHFTGQEYQKVTELVEKGNRADSSKLLLNLVMEKGSRVRRLMWKSFVKMCHRLPKLEKILKEIQELGCDSFDYMDIAHGLSEIPSDLKANTENHFLSVLIEDVQQKHKETLRVQTETLRVNTILIKEKVKIFQLVDRYAELTVISTVRDRTLVEHELLVRGRDHEEWREKHLRIELEKIRTDQLFQSSFSHRKSKSGSSAAVSGVPGIGKTTMVQKIVYDWATGKIYPNFQFVFSFKFRDLNTINCRINLRNLILDQYPYFGNVLGELWKNPEGLLFIFDGLDEFKDTIDFTDNRRNTEPQYMCTDPECCCEVSDIVYSLIQHKLLPGCSVLVTSRPTALHLLEKAEISVWAEILGFVGDERKEYFNKFFEDQTVAAAVFKHVEENEILYTMCYNPSYCWILCLSLGPFFTQRDRKQQQVPKTITQLYSYYIYNILKNHGREIENPRDVLLKIGEMAFTGVSRKKIVFRNGDLIEYNLQPSQFLSGFLMELLERHDSVQSVVYTFPHLTIQEFVAALAQFLTAGRGDIRNLLSDAHRMKDGRFEIFLRFVAGLSSPQAARPLEEFLGPFPHQTTCRVIDWVKEKVKGQIGNTGSETGKRNLLNTLHYLFESQNKALVQDTIGSMETLAFSGLRLIPIDCAILFHVIGFCNTLKHLDLENCYIQCEGLQRLGPVLHKCLVLRLSSNNLGDSGMKLLSVALRNPDCKIQKLWLNNNAITASCAKDLASALSTNQSLKALYLDKNKLGDSWVKRLSAALRNPDCKIQEQELDTAHFTDSCTEEFASVVNMNWSLTVLSLESNSFTDRSVPTFCHLTVTCRSLKEIWLRENRFCPAGKRHLESLSKFRPELSVVV
- the LOC137385114 gene encoding NACHT, LRR and PYD domains-containing protein 3-like isoform X2; amino-acid sequence: MAEGSNRGEDPTSSTRMRMDTDPNSTITDFLTKCDDYQLFKLMKFYRDRLEQAIEEGVEGLSLILTGEDHFTGQEYQKVTELVEKGNRADSSKLLLNLVMEKGSRVRRLMWKSFVKMCHRLPKLEKILKEIQELGCDSFDYMDIAHGLSEIPSDLKDVQQKHKETLRVQTETLRVNTILIKEKVKIFQLVDRYAELTVISTVRDRTLVEHELLVRGRDHEEWREKHLRIELEKIRTDQLFQSSFSHRKSKSGSSAAVSGVPGIGKTTMVQKIVYDWATGKIYPNFQFVFSFKFRDLNTINCRINLRNLILDQYPYFGNVLGELWKNPEGLLFIFDGLDEFKDTIDFTDNRRNTEPQYMCTDPECCCEVSDIVYSLIQHKLLPGCSVLVTSRPTALHLLEKAEISVWAEILGFVGDERKEYFNKFFEDQTVAAAVFKHVEENEILYTMCYNPSYCWILCLSLGPFFTQRDRKQQQVPKTITQLYSYYIYNILKNHGREIENPRDVLLKIGEMAFTGVSRKKIVFRNGDLIEYNLQPSQFLSGFLMELLERHDSVQSVVYTFPHLTIQEFVAALAQFLTAGRGDIRNLLSDAHRMKDGRFEIFLRFVAGLSSPQAARPLEEFLGPFPHQTTCRVIDWVKEKVKGQIGNTGSETGKRNLLNTLHYLFESQNKALVQDTIGSMETLAFSGLRLIPIDCAILFHVIGFCNTLKHLDLENCYIQCEGLQRLGPVLHKCLVLRLSSNNLGDSGMKLLSVALRNPDCKIQKLWLNNNAITASCAKDLASALSTNQSLKALYLDKNKLGDSWVKRLSAALRNPDCKIQEQELDTAHFTDSCTEEFASVVNMNWSLTVLSLESNSFTDRSVPTFCHLTVTCRSLKEIWLRENRFCPAGKRHLESLSKFRPELSVVV